From a single Lolium rigidum isolate FL_2022 chromosome 7, APGP_CSIRO_Lrig_0.1, whole genome shotgun sequence genomic region:
- the LOC124670473 gene encoding mucin-7-like, translating into MALVPLLLTLLLVSCAAQSPASSPSASKATPTPVSASTPQVSAAAPTTAKSPPQASAASPSQVSAAPPTTAVSAPQVSAAAPTTAAASAPQVSAAPPTTAAASAPQVSAAPPTTAAASAPKVSAASPTTAVSAPQVSAAPPTTRSAAAPSLVSAAAPTVAASAPQAATAAPPTTAASPQLAATSSPPTSAASPSLAATSPATSSAPVSAPPLAATAASPATAPSVAAPTTATLPPAASPMAMPPTTAPTASAPSPLFMVPVASPATAPALAPSVDAPTPSPTLAPELAPIMAPELAPIMAPELAPIMAPELSPIMAPELSPLGSASPSLSPAFAPMAEEDSAAASGRAGVAALVALAAAGLAVLF; encoded by the coding sequence ATGGCGCTCGTGCCTCTCCTACTCACGCTCCTCCTCGTCTCCTGCGCCGCACAGTCGCCGGCCTCGTCCCCCTCGGCGTCAAAGGCTACTCCTACTCCTGTAAGCGCCTCCACGCCACAGGTGTCCGCCGCAGCGCCGACCACGGCCAAGTCGCCGCCGCAGGCCTCGGCCGCCTCGCCGTCACAGGTCTCCGCCGCACCGCCGACAACCGCAGTGTCGGCGCCACAGGTGTCTGCCGCGGCGCCGacaaccgccgccgcctcggcaccaCAGGTCTCCGCCGCACCGCCCACAACCGCTGCCGCCTCGGCGCCGCAGGTGTCTGCCGCACCACCGACAACCGCTGCCGCCTCGGCGCCAAAGGTGTCTGCCGCGTCGCCAACCACCGCCGTGTCGGCGCCACAGGTGTCTGCCGCGCCGCCAACCACGCGttccgccgccgcgccgtcgctggTGTCCGCGGCCGCGCCAACTGTGGCCGCATCGGCTCCGCAGGCCGCCACGGCGGCTCCACCGACAACGGCTGCCTCTCCACAGCTGGCTGCCACGTCATCTCCGCCAACAAGCGCTGCCTCTCCTTCACTAGCTGCCACGTCACCTGCCACCTCGTCGGCTCCCGTCTCCGCACCCCCTCTCGCAGCGACCGCAGCCTCTCCGGCGACAGCCCCCAGCGTCGCGGCGCCGACTACGGCCACATTGCCCCCAGCGGCCTCACCAATGGCTATGCCACCGACAACCGCGCCTACCGCATCGGCTCCGTCTCCCCTGTTCATGGTCCCGGTCGCGTCGCCGGCGACGGCCCCGGCACTGGCTCCGAGCGTCGATGCCCCGACCCCGTCGCCCACGTTGGCACCAGAGCTCGCGCCCATCATGGCACCAGAGCTAGCTCCCATCATGGCACCAGAGCTGGCTCCCATCATGGCACCCGAGCTCTCGCCCATCATGGCCCCAGAGCTCTCGCCGCTCGGCTCCGCGAGCCCCTCGTTGTCGCCAGCGTTCGCGCCCATGGCGGAGGAAGactcggcggcggcgagcgggcgCGCCGGCGTCGCCGCGCTCGTGGCGCTGGCGGCCGCAGGGCTCGCGGTCTTGTTTTAA